The Vitis riparia cultivar Riparia Gloire de Montpellier isolate 1030 chromosome 3, EGFV_Vit.rip_1.0, whole genome shotgun sequence genome segment tttatatttcatttccttttatatcccattattttaaatttatttttattttgataaaaaaaaaacaaattcaaatataatttttttactatttttaaaaacaaaaaactaacattTCTATAAAATTTACAATTACAAATtcgataaatataaatgtaaaaaataaaaagtataattattagaggtgtataaaaaataaaaaaatataattattagaggtgtttaaagtaacaaaaagaatttttatttaataatgaaaaaaacttaagaaaaaatgacttaaaaaataaattaaattttttaacaaagtgGGTGGCCCATGGGCCATGGCCTGTTGGCATGGCACGGCCCGACACGATTAGCCCGCAAACCTATGGGCCGTGCTGGGCCACATTTTCCTTACATGGGCCGGCCCGACTTGACACGATTTTTAAGTGGACAGTACTAGCTCGACACGTTGGCCCGTATTAATGGCCCGGTCAatctccaagtctttttcaaaaaatcaaaatttcaatgaataaaaagcgagtctcgccattCAAGTGGGGATGCACGTAAAAAATGCGGGTTCATAATTGGTATCTTTTTTTCGTAcatttgaataatgagagtaCAATGGTAATTGATAggattttcttcttttagatAAATGgtaagtattttattaaataataaattatattttatatttaataataaattataaaaaaattgtaatgttTAGATATATATGGGGTGCATATGATTATTTATCATCGATGTGTCATCTTTACCAATTTCAtaagtttttcttaatttttttaataacatgcCTCTACAGATGGCATTTTATTAGTGCGGTTAAATGTGAGTAGGTCCCAAAACAAATAGTCGGTAGCAAAGAGCAACATATTTCAATTAAGAACTTGAGGTCATTTGAggtcattttctaataattatgACTTCTCTGGCGTGAACGATGGGATtcgacaaaaagaaaaagaaaaaagagaaaagaaatgggATTTGACAAAAAGGTAGGGCCTGCGATGAGAAAAATGATCTGAATCATGTCATGAGTTGTTAAATCAACCAGTAGTCTCATAGCTGGCAGTCGGGATAAGACTGACGGGTAGGTTTGTATCTTATCGAGAAAGGCTCCCTGTCTTATTGGTTTagatatatatatctatatagcAATACAGCTGTTCTGCTCTTTCTTCTCTCCATCTCTCTCTAGAAAGATGAAGGACACCGTAGTTCTGTATCCTTCTACAGGTATCAGCCATGTCATTCCCATGGTAGAGTTTGGACAACACCTGCTCACTCGCTACCCTTCCTTCTCCATCACCATCCTCATTTCCACTTTACCTTCTGACACCGCCTCCACTGCCGCATACATCGCCTCCGTGGCTGCCGCCACCCCTTCTATTACCTTCTACCACCTCCCCACTGTTTCTTATCCCAACCCCGCCAGTTATCCAGCTCTGTGCTTTGAATTCATGGCCCTTAACAACAATAATCTCCGTCAATTCCTAGAATCCATGTCCCAGACCTCAAGTATTAAAGCCTTCATCATCGATTTATTCTGCAATTCCTCCTTTGAAGTTTCTGTAAATCTTAACATCCCAACATACTATTTCCGTTCCTCAGGGGCGAATGCGCTTGCTGTGTTCCTTTACCTCCCCACCATTGatagaaacatgaaaaaaagCTTGAAAGATGATCTCAACATGCATCTCCATGTCCCGGGGCTACCATCCATTGTAGCTTCTGATATGCCTTTGCCGTTCCTTGATCGCACGACTAAAGCCTATCGATACTTCATTGACAGCGCAGAGCAGATGGCTAAATCATCTGGAATCATCGTAAACACTTTTGAATTGCTTGAATCAAGAGCTTTAAAAGCCATATTAGAGGGTTTGTGCACTCCAGATTGGCCTACCCCACCAATTTTCTGCATTGGCCCATCAGTTTTGAGCAGCAATCGAGCTGGTGGCGGCAGCAGCAGCGATGAACACGAGTGGTTGAGCTGGCTCAACCTGCAACCGAGTCAAAGCGTGGTGTTTCTGAGTTTCGGTAGCATGGGGCGGTTCTCTGTAGAGCAATTGAAGGAAATGGCAACTGGGCTTGAAAAAAGTGGCCTGAGGTTTTTGTGGGTGGTGCGCAATCCACCTAGTGATGAAAAAGAGAAGAACATTTCCGATGCACCAGAGCCGAGCTTGGACTCATTCTTCCCTGAAGGGTTCCTTGAAAGAACAAAGGATAGAGGTTTTGTGGTGAAGTCCTGGGTAGCACAGGTGGCGGTACTGAATCATGGCTCGGTTGGCGGTTTCGTGACTCATTGCGGATGGAGCTCAGTTGTCGAGTCAGTGTGTGCCGGGGTGCCTATGGTGGCATGGCCTCTGCAAGCCGAGCAAAGGATTATTAGGGTGTTTTTGGTGGAGGAACTGAAGGGAGCTTTGGCGGTGAACCAGTCGGAAAACGGCTTTGTGAGTGCCACTGAGTTGGAGAACCGAGTGACCGAGTTAATGGATCCCGAGAAAGGAAAACCACTAAGAGACCGAGTTACAGCCATGAGAGATGGTGCCAAGGCAGCCATAGGAGAGGGCGGGTCATCTCGAGTTGCATTGGCCAAGTTGATTGGGTCGTTTAAGCGAGCTTGACTGAGTTGAAAGATTTCAATTCGGTTCTATGATTTCCCACCTCAAGGAAGTTCCggaatataaatatgaaatgattttattgtgaaatttatttgttaattaaaaGTGATTAAACTGGTCTAGCTAGCTTAATCTTCTTTTCCCTACctcatatgaaataatatttgatcgTCCCATTATACATATGAATAAATACTTTGAAATTATTAAGCTTATCTTTGGTTCaagaaaagtttgaaggaaaatgtgatagtagagagagaaaaaaaaagtgaatgaaaataaaaaataaatttaaaataaatatatatatatatatatatatatatatatatatttgtgtattactttaaacttattttacttatttgactattttagataaaaattaaatcatttaaaaatatttaaatttcttactcattttaattatatttaactttttttcatatttcttgtgagaaaaccaaataagagaaatcattttctttaatatttcttttagatTATCTTTGGTTCCATAAATCaccaagaaaaatattaaagaaaatcaaatataattaaaattagttaaaaacttattcatttttaaattatttaatttttatattgtgaaattaaaataagtaaaatgagtttgaagtagtaaataaaaataatttattgatttttaatttactttttatttttcatcattttttcttttatgctactttttctttatattttattttttctttccttcaaaattttcaagaactaaactttaatatttttcgagAGCCAAACATAATCTACGAATCGAAATgcccttataaattataactagaACATAGGAAATCGAATGATAATGGAGGTTGTGGACTAGCAAAAGAGGTTATTGAGGTAATTAGgacaaataatgataaaaaggtaaaatgaagacataagtttaagaataagttaattgtttacacttattattgaaatttgtttttttactttaagttataccaaacatacttaatttacttaatgacttaaattaagttattaagatactttaagttattatgttggtttaccaaacactcaCTTACATTGTTACTTATCAATCAAATCTATTTGAAATTTCTAATCATTAATAAGTGAgttttagtaaaacttaatacttattagttaagataattttaagttaaattattcttaagtttcaaacttaaaacttattacttatttatttatttattttaaatattaaggttgtttagTAAAGTTAACTtctaatttattctaaatcatcaaattcacatatttatccttattaattttagttaatatttatttttattgattttaaatcatatttatttgtattaattctaagaaataaatttagttGTAAAacatctatatttaaaaatattataaatatataagacaactataaaatatttattataaaaaataagttataaatgtagaattataattttaaaatatattgtaacTAGCATAGACAAATGAGGTAAGAaagatttgaatttaaaaataagttaactattttaattttatatttagagttaaaaataactttaagtgataatattaagttattttactaaatatacttaatttatttgaGGACTTAGATTAAGTTAGTAAGTCATATTAACTCATttagttgatttatcaaacacttaatAATCTGAAATGTTGGATAGATTTGAAACACAAGACAATAATAGATAGGGGTCCTGTACTTGTGTGGACCAAGGAAGAATTTGGAAATACACTACTGTTCCTACGGACCCAGGCTGTTGGTAaagggtaaaagaaaaaaaaaaaaatcatttattgcCTACTATTGTTGGTGTTGTGCCAACTGGATACAGGTCCGTCTAGCTTCACTGGAGTCAGACAAACTCCTTTCTTGCAcaaaaagatgtccggacaagTGGTTTAAACACACCCCTCCAAAACTTAAGTTAGAATCTAGCAATAGTGAATCCAACTTTTTTGAATGGCTATGTGCGCGTGTACCTTTTTCATGCATTTGGAGGGGTTTTTATAGAACATATGACACCATTGTCACAACGCTAATTGTGCATTCATGCCTTTCTTGCGTTGATGATCGCCATTGTGGCAGATACTATGCCTTAACAAGGTAATCAACGCCATCATTTTAGGCAGATTGGGCAATCATAACAAACAAGAGCTGCTAATTGGAGTCATTTGTTAGGTGTCATGCAAGAATCTTGGACTATATCATTGACTGTGCATTTACGTTTGTCAACATCACTGATTGTGTGTGATGACtaattgacattgatttttggGTGTAAATGTCTAGATTGTTGCTCAAACATTAGGCATGATTAATTATTTGTCTGGTGCCTAGAATTTTCGGCTGGgttggtttgtttgtttggaagTCCCAGTCGGCTTGGTCTGTCCATTTTGTTTGGcattggggaagaagaagatttGTCTTTCCTCTTAGACCATATGGAGTTTGCCTTGGTCTAAACGGATAGCTCCCAAATGGATTATCTGCTTACCTTGGATGGCCAAAGGGTCTTGAGCTTGGGAAAGACACGTGAAGGGAAGCTTTCCACAATGACTCCTAATCTGTCTACGTCTATTCGAAAGGGTTGTTGACTGGTTAGGGCATGATGGATTGTTTgctttttcaagtttttgggCACTAAAGGAGCGTGTCATTTAATGCTTTAATGATGGGTCACATCGACCGAGGCTGGCTATCAGGCGGTGTGTCCCTTCACTAATCTTGGTAAGTGCTGCCAGGCAACGTGTCTTTTAGGCTGCCTAGGTTTTCGTTCCCTATAAATAACGACGTTCCACCCATTTGGTTCACCTTTTGGCTTTCTCCCGCTTAGTGGTCTCTCGCCTACGTTGCTCTTTCGCCATCACTGTGTTTATCACCAGTTGTTCCCCTTTGCCTTCATTGTCGCCGCCGACTAATTTGCTACCGGATGATCTCCTTGTCAGAGCGTATTTTAGTTTTGACTTTGGTAAGTTTTCTGTTGTCGTTTCATTCAtttgttgtgtttgtttttgcttttctGATTGTGTTAGTGTTGTTTGTTTAGAGAGGAAATGGACATATCAATGTCCAGATTTGGGGCCCTTTGGTTTCCCTGTTCATTTCTTTTGCTTGTTTGGAGTGGACATATTGGTGTCCAAATCTAGGGCTTTTTTAGGCTTCTTGTTTGCTTCTACATTGTCATTGTATTTGTATTGTCATCTCATGCTTTTGCTATTGTTGTGATGGTGCGATTCTTCATCTATCATTGGCGAAGGAGCTTGTTTTACAAGTTTTCACAGCCAAATCTATTTAGATTTGGACTATAGTTCATTTAGGTTTAGGTGCCTGCCACTAAGGCAACACCGAATGATGGACGGGCCAGGTGATTGGTTCTGACAACTGCGTTGATCCACACAGGTTTCCACATGGCCCAAACCTGTCTGATCTAATGGACAGAGAAGGAGTTACTTCTACCAGTGGAAGGCCTCAgcaaagtggaaaaaaaaatgctaaagtTGGGTGCTCTAAGTCGAATTGCCCAGTTGGGGACCTATTCAAGCGGGAGTTTCGGGcttgttttcatattttggaCACCATCTCGATTTAGCTAACAGACAGCGAAGCTTTATTGTCAGTTGATCTTCCGAATAACATGATATACTTTACCAAGGAGCAGTTTGTTGCAGGTCTCTGTCTCCCTCTTTCATCCCTTCTCAAACAATTTCTTCACTTTACCCAAATTCTACATGCTTTCCTTCATCCAAACGTTGTGTGGATACTGACAGTGTGCAGTGTGCTGGACATGCTCTTCTAGTTGGATCTTTCCCTATTAGAAGTCTTGTTCATCTACACTATTAAGATGAGCCCAAAGGAGAGGTTCAACTTGTTTTCCCATATTCCTTCTCTCCACTTTGTGACCAATCTCCCAGACTCAAGCAAAGGTTGGGCCAAGGGGCATGTTTTGGTGTCCGGTCCCTAGACTGGTTGATCTGAGGGTCTGGACAAAGTTTTTTCTTCACAACGCTCGTTGGAGGTTCCAAGTAAACTATgcttttatcactttcattttGTCTTACTAATATTTCCTCGTTTCTAATCCACTCACAATTTTTATGTTCGTGTAATGTAGGTAAGGAGAGGTAGGGATGCCTTGTAGAGTGGGTGGAGAAGGCTTCATTCACCTGTCTTAACAAGTTGTTAGAAATAGACGTTGCTGAACAGGCTCACAACATTCTCCTATCAGACAAAAACATGTAGgcattgataaaaaatcccaagcCATTTATCATCCTGGTGTTTCCCCGGCTAGTTCCTCCGTCTTTGGAACTCGGTGAACATTTTGTGCTGAAGGATTTGCCTTTTTATGATGTTGTTCGCTTGGCAGATTCTGAAGCACATCAAGCTCATCTAGAGGAATGGGAGAAGAAGCACCAAGGGGGAATATTAAGGCAAGCTCCAGCTACTAGTCGTCCGACTTCCAGCCCCGCTATCCGTTCTCTTGCCTAAAGGAAGAAACCTATGGCTCATCCCGTTTAGAAGGTGACAACTCTGCCTCTTGCCTCCCTATATTCATCGTCTGCTTTGTCCTCTTTATCTTTTTCGTATTCTTCATCGTCCAGCAACAAAGCAGAAGTAGGGGCGAACCGACTAGTACCCCTTATTATTCgtgatgaagaggaagaagaggagaTGACCTCCAACTTGAGAGCCAGATTCTATGAGAGGCATCATAAGTGCCTGTCCGAATCTATTGCTATCGACCCATCTTCTTCAAAGAAAGCTTGTCTAGCACCTGGTTCGAACTCTCCGTATAGGCTAACATCATCAACTCATGCTGTAGTCGTTGCTTCGGGCCTAGATGAAAAACCTTCCTCTATTGGCAACATTTCCTATCACGAGTTAAGGAAGCCCTTCGTCATCTCGAGAAACATCAGTGAGGATTCATTCGAGTGTCAGAACTCTTCTCCTCTCCGCCCAAAGTCAGCCTATGTCCCCAATCGGGAAGAAGTGTCCAAGGTTTTGAGCTATATCCCCTTTTTCACTTAAAGGGAGCCTCTAGTGTAGGACATGGGGGTACTCTTTCCGGCTACATAGCGAATACCAATTGAGGTGAATGAAGACCCTAGCTAATCTTTCATGACACAACTTCCTTATAATACTCCAGAAACTGCCATTACTCGCACCATTCATATGAAGGACTACACTGCTTTTGAGACAGTGAAAGTGGTAGGTCATCctcatttttttcacttgtgACTTTTCTCGTTTTTCCTTTAGTATCTTGTTTCATAATGATCTTTGTTGCCCTAAGGTGATAACCGGAGATTGTAACCTCATACGACAGCGAGCGCACCTCTTTCAACGATTGGAAGTAGCCAAAACCATGAGGGCATACATTGCCCATAACATGGACGGAAATGAGGAGATCCTAGCCGACTTGGAGACAGAAAGGAATAAGGTTGTTACTACCATGAAGTTGGCTGAGGAGGGTGACTATCTGCTTAGGAAAACCATGGATGAGAAGAAAGCGTTTCGGGCTGAGGCTTGCCAATTGGTTGAGGAGAATGTGGCTATGGCGGTCCAGAAGGACAAGGCTGAAGAAGAGTCTACCCAGCTGAGGTGTGGGCTACAAGATCTCCGAGCAAGGTTTGCCACTCAAAAGGAGGATTTGGAAGCGAACTATCTGAAATAGGTGGATGACATGTTCTTCTATGGCTACCGATATTGTATGAAGAAGCATGACATTGCCAATGATACTCCTAACTTCCCTTTTAATGATGAGAAGGATGAGTTTTTGGGCGGCCCTACCCAAGGAGACTACCCTGCACCAGGAGACGAACGTGCTTCAAGAGGTGGTCCTTCCATTGAAAATGACTCCCATGATGAGAGgacttgactttttattttttttcatttttttactttggCTGGCTATGGCTTGGACTTTCATATTTGTACATACAATGCATGCTCTTTTGaacttttttcttcaatatgaccacactaattaatttttcttcaagtgTGCTTTCTTTAGCCATTTGTTCTTGCTATAGTATTTTCATAAGCAacttttattgataatattGCTTTAAGTTGGTTGCATTCCATGGGCAGAATAGGGACATGTCGTCTAGTGTCTAGAGATGGCATGCCCCTAAGTCTCTTGCCTTAACTACAATATAAGGTCCTTCCTAATTACCTTGCAACTTTCTTGCTCCCATTTCagttatgttttcaaaaactcttCTAAGGACCAAAGATCTTGGCGTTAAAACCGTGGTTGTgccattttttttgtattgagTGATTGCCCTCTAATAGTAAGAAGTCATCCGGATAGTTGCATCTCCTCACTTTTTGTCAGCCCAATCCAGTTGTCTTATGAGTTCTTCATCATTGTCTCTTTGATCTTGCACGATTGTTTTGGCAGTAGGCATGCCAATTTTGGTTGGAATGATGGCTTCCATCCCATAAGCAAGGGTGAAGGGAGTGGCTCCCGTTGGCTGTTTGGATGTTGTTCAGTAGGCTCATAAGACTCCAAGCAACTCGTCTactcattttccttttgctccttccaatattttcttcaatgcaTTCAACAAGGTTTTGTTTGTTGCCTTTAATTTTCCGTTGCTTTGTGGATAGAGAGATGTTGAGTACAAATTCTTGATGTTTAGCTTTGAGCAAAATGTTCGAAAGATTGTGCTATCAAACTAAGGCCCATTATTTGTAACAATTGCTCGTGGAATTCTGAATCGACATATGATATTTTTCCAAACGAACTTGGAgacatatttatatttgatattggCTTAAGCTtttgcttccacccacttgcTAAAGTAGTCAGTTGTAACGAGCAAAAACTTCTTTTGTGTTGCTCCACTGGACAAGGAGCCAACTGTGTCCATCCTTGGTTGAGGGCTTTCAAAGGTACATAGGGAATGGGAGCATATCATTGACTTGTGCTAACTGGATATAGGTCCGTCTAGCTTCACTAGAGTCAGACGGACTTCTTCCCTACACAAAAGGATGTCCAGACAAGTGGTCCGGGCATGCCCCTATGAAGCTTAAGTTAGAATCTAGCAAGAGTGAATCCAACTTTTTTAAATGGCTATGCATGTGTGTACATTTTTCACGCCTCTGGAGGGGTTTTTATAGAACATATGGTGTCATTGTCACAACGTTGATCATATGGTGTCATTGTCACAACGTTGATTGTGCATTAATTCCTTTCTTGCTCTAATGATCGTCGTCGTGGCAGATGCTATGCCTTAATAAGGTAGTCAATGCCATTTTCTTAGCATGGATTGGGCAATCATACCAAACAAGAGCTGGTGATTGGTGCCATTTGTTGGTTGTCGTGTAAGAATCTCAAACCATATCGTTGACTATGCATTTACATTTGTCAATGTCGCTGATTATGTGTAATGACtgattgacattgatttttggGTGAAAATGCCATTTAGATTGTCGCTCAAAGCATTGAGTAAGATTAATCATTTGTCCGGTACTTGGAATTTTTGGTTGGGTTGGTTTACCCGTCTAGAAATCCTAGTAAGCTTGGTGTGTCCATTCCATCTGGCATTAGGGAAGAGGAAAATATGTCTTTCCTCTTACGCCATATGGATTGCTCCCAAACGGATTATATGCTTACCTTGGATGGTCAAAGGGTCTTAAGCTTAGGAAGGACAAGTGAAGGGAAGCTTCCCACAACTAGGTGGTGcaaattttttcatctttataaCCAAAGATTGGATatacattttcattttgaaaaaaaaaaaaaaaaaacaaacaaacaacattTGAATATGTGATgaagaataggaaaattttgcatatcattttcatgaatttgaaaACCAAACTTCCATGACTATAGgctaaactaaataaaaattgaaaatgatctAAAATAGGGATGAATAGGTACATAGTTCTTAAACATTAgcccaaaaattcaaattttattttttccaagtTCTTCAATTAGAGTATCAATTATtaaacaatcctaaaatttcaagCACACTAATAGACAAATGGTTTATGCGAAAAGCCACCCATAAAACCTTTTAGAGACCTTATGAATATAAAAACCCTAATCTATgacaaataaatacaattttgtCAATCACTATACATTGCTAATACCTACACATATACATTTTTATTCTTGCATCCACGACTAAATGCTATTTTGTTCTTATAACGCTTACAAATATCTATATTATGCATTTACTATTTCGAATTTTGCACATGCGCATCTTTCAACCAAAACTAGGTAACAAAATCATAAGattaaaaagttaattaaatgcaaaaagaatgttaaaatataaagttaatgaaatgaaaatataataaataataaatttgtatttcaCTCTTTGACATATGATTTATcttcttaataattaaatattactatatttacactttattttaataacattgaagataaaaaaggaaataatttaaacttttaattattaatggATAATTTCAActttatataactatttttaattttataatacataaattatacatttataatGTCATGAATATGACGGTTCGACCATATATGGTTCAACCAATGGTCCAACCATTGAATAGTGAATTTATAACATTTCCGgtttaatatct includes the following:
- the LOC117910966 gene encoding anthocyanidin 5,3-O-glucosyltransferase-like, yielding MKDTVVLYPSTGISHVIPMVEFGQHLLTRYPSFSITILISTLPSDTASTAAYIASVAAATPSITFYHLPTVSYPNPASYPALCFEFMALNNNNLRQFLESMSQTSSIKAFIIDLFCNSSFEVSVNLNIPTYYFRSSGANALAVFLYLPTIDRNMKKSLKDDLNMHLHVPGLPSIVASDMPLPFLDRTTKAYRYFIDSAEQMAKSSGIIVNTFELLESRALKAILEGLCTPDWPTPPIFCIGPSVLSSNRAGGGSSSDEHEWLSWLNLQPSQSVVFLSFGSMGRFSVEQLKEMATGLEKSGLRFLWVVRNPPSDEKEKNISDAPEPSLDSFFPEGFLERTKDRGFVVKSWVAQVAVLNHGSVGGFVTHCGWSSVVESVCAGVPMVAWPLQAEQRIIRVFLVEELKGALAVNQSENGFVSATELENRVTELMDPEKGKPLRDRVTAMRDGAKAAIGEGGSSRVALAKLIGSFKRA